In a single window of the Desulfovibrio mangrovi genome:
- a CDS encoding lysophospholipid acyltransferase family protein, translated as MLDQVLQQNELSLDFIPPAAKRLLAPATKPLLRLSKLHRLFTLYGNMTQRACPLGFALEALDILNVSIRIKGEGFDSIPGTGPLVVVSNHPFGALEGLVLMASLLPVRPDMQFLANSLLGIIPELKSVIIDVNPFSTREARTRNIKGLRSAIGHVEAGNSLAVFPAGEVSHLQPAHRGIMDPLWNRNVARIIRKTGADVLPLYFHGRNSLMFNIMGLMHPLARTAMLPRELLKKQGSSVKVSVGKIIPSSLLNGQNGLASEEDVTNYLRVRSYSLRQQEKRRFFPLTFGRTAPPPMPLALPRPKASLLVELDELPKEQILLRENGYTVFETRAFQMPNMLHELGRLREATFRPIGEGSGRDLDLDPFDYEYNHIILWNEADQQIAGAYRLGQVRKLITTAGSKGLYCSTLFKFKKHFFAQYGDSVELGRAIVHPDYQRDYNPLMLLWKGIGQFVLRRPGLRYLFGPCSLPLNFNQYTLATTVRYLETHHANMKLETMVTGRKPPRLKPPKGVPHDIDIKNISFSSLNGLVKDMENGRPLPILFKHYLKLGGRIGAFHEDNSFGTLDAFLLIDLAQAPRNMLCRYMGKEAANAFLLHHTAEEKPAP; from the coding sequence ATGCTGGATCAGGTTCTCCAACAGAACGAACTGAGCCTTGATTTCATTCCCCCCGCCGCCAAGCGCCTGCTTGCTCCCGCAACAAAGCCGCTGCTGCGCCTTTCCAAACTGCACCGGCTGTTCACCCTGTACGGAAACATGACGCAGCGCGCCTGCCCGCTGGGCTTTGCCCTTGAAGCGCTGGACATTCTTAATGTCAGCATCAGGATCAAGGGCGAAGGGTTTGACAGCATCCCCGGAACAGGACCGCTGGTCGTCGTTTCCAACCATCCCTTCGGCGCGCTGGAAGGGCTGGTGCTCATGGCCAGCCTGCTCCCCGTACGGCCCGACATGCAATTTCTTGCCAATTCCCTGCTCGGCATCATTCCCGAACTCAAAAGCGTGATCATAGATGTGAACCCCTTCAGCACCCGGGAAGCCCGCACCAGAAACATCAAGGGACTACGCAGCGCCATAGGCCACGTTGAAGCGGGCAACAGCCTCGCCGTGTTCCCCGCAGGCGAGGTTTCTCACCTGCAGCCTGCCCACCGGGGCATCATGGATCCCCTGTGGAACCGCAATGTGGCACGTATCATCCGCAAAACCGGGGCTGACGTGCTGCCGCTTTACTTTCATGGCCGCAACAGTCTCATGTTCAACATCATGGGCCTGATGCACCCGTTGGCCCGCACCGCCATGCTGCCGCGCGAGCTGCTGAAAAAACAGGGAAGCTCCGTCAAGGTCAGTGTAGGCAAGATCATCCCCTCTTCCCTGCTGAACGGACAGAACGGGCTTGCCTCGGAAGAGGATGTCACCAACTACCTGCGCGTACGCAGTTACTCCCTGCGCCAGCAGGAGAAGCGCCGTTTCTTCCCCCTCACTTTCGGACGCACGGCACCTCCGCCCATGCCTTTAGCGCTACCCCGCCCCAAGGCAAGCCTGCTTGTGGAACTGGATGAATTGCCGAAGGAGCAAATCCTGTTGCGTGAAAACGGCTACACCGTATTCGAGACACGCGCCTTCCAGATGCCCAACATGCTGCATGAACTGGGCAGACTGCGCGAAGCCACCTTCCGCCCCATAGGTGAAGGGTCCGGCCGCGACCTCGACCTTGACCCTTTTGATTACGAGTACAACCACATTATCCTGTGGAATGAGGCGGACCAGCAGATCGCCGGCGCATACAGACTGGGACAGGTGCGCAAGCTCATCACCACGGCGGGCTCCAAAGGCCTGTATTGCTCCACCCTCTTCAAGTTCAAGAAGCACTTCTTCGCTCAATACGGTGATTCCGTGGAGCTGGGGCGCGCCATCGTGCATCCCGACTACCAGCGAGACTACAACCCGCTCATGCTGCTCTGGAAAGGCATTGGCCAGTTCGTGCTGCGTCGGCCGGGCCTGCGCTATCTCTTCGGCCCGTGCAGCCTGCCACTGAACTTCAATCAGTACACCCTCGCCACCACGGTTCGGTATCTGGAAACCCACCACGCAAATATGAAGCTGGAAACCATGGTCACGGGACGCAAGCCCCCAAGACTGAAACCTCCCAAGGGCGTGCCCCACGACATCGATATCAAGAACATCAGCTTCTCCAGCCTGAACGGGCTGGTGAAGGACATGGAAAACGGCCGCCCCCTGCCCATTCTCTTCAAGCACTATCTCAAGCTGGGGGGCAGGATAGGCGCCTTCCATGAAGACAACAGCTTCGGAACACTGGACGCCTTTCTGCTCATAGATCTTGCGCAGGCCCCCAGAAACATGCTCTGCCGATACATGGGCAAGGAAGCGGCAAATGCCTTCCTCCTGCACCACACCGCCGAGGAAAAGCCTGCCCCATAA
- a CDS encoding adenosine-specific kinase yields MELKLVSVENPDALNLMFGQSHFIKTVEDIHEAITCSVPGAKFGVAFCEASGDCLIRWSGTDEALIELAKKNAQAVGAGHTFFIFMRDMFPINIKNTILAVPEVVRLFCCTANPLQVVVAQSEQGRGVMGVIDGFSPAGVETEADIEKRKGFLRMIGYKAKG; encoded by the coding sequence ATGGAACTGAAGCTTGTTTCCGTAGAAAATCCCGATGCGTTGAACCTCATGTTCGGCCAGTCCCACTTCATCAAGACCGTGGAAGACATCCACGAGGCCATTACCTGCTCCGTGCCCGGAGCCAAGTTCGGCGTGGCCTTCTGCGAAGCTTCCGGCGACTGCCTCATCCGCTGGAGCGGCACGGACGAAGCCCTCATCGAGCTGGCGAAGAAAAACGCGCAGGCAGTTGGCGCGGGCCACACCTTCTTCATCTTCATGCGCGACATGTTCCCCATCAATATCAAGAATACCATTCTGGCGGTTCCGGAAGTGGTGCGCCTGTTCTGCTGCACCGCCAACCCCCTGCAGGTTGTTGTTGCACAAAGCGAGCAGGGACGCGGCGTCATGGGCGTGATCGACGGCTTCAGCCCTGCGGGCGTGGAAACGGAAGCCGACATTGAAAAGCGCAAAGGCTTCCTGCGCATGATCGGCTACAAGGCCAAGGGCTAG
- a CDS encoding methyl-accepting chemotaxis protein produces the protein MNLSVRYKILTLIALTIVVSLAGYMLLLGNIRKMEAQHTEEAKEAIENRIATEAEKINTYMAVMENVADNIASAGEGLLLVRRESGTDITAQVQAYLTSVISKYPNAIGCGLWYEPDRFTEGEKYFGPYVYWDGGNIVFTMEYNTAEYDYHNQDWYTQAIPRNWNRNKRRDSRVYWSAPYVDTAGTKALMITVSGIMYGENGRIEGMSTFDLNMNNLKEVVGNIRITDSSRAFAIDTRSGLITAYPADDSLITQPADSLPFYSQVADSLQLKAGERTHFTAEIDGRSHSVYYSVTPTGMGLGVVVPDDELFAEVYDLAKANTLTTGGAIAALLLLSGVILVVLNAMVIRPILNLAGYSASVAQGNLDATIAGSYYSEFGKLKESMSSMVSALKDKMREAERHTEQAQASAQAAEQAKLVAEEATRRAESAKREGMHQAAQRLRGVVEVVSSASDKLAAQIDESSRGAEEQSARVSETATSIEELSASVMEIARNAENTSTLSEESRRAAEAGSDQFKIVLKDVSEVEKGFQSIHGSVDELSRQADGIGAIAQTIEDIADQTNLLALNAAIEAARAGEAGRGFAVVADEVRKLAEKTMTATKEVGQSINAIQQAVRATLGSMEQNKGVLAKSVDGVSKAEALLSSIVALALDASDQVRTIATAAEQQSAATEEINHSVGDVSRISDDTAQAMRLAEAAMNEMSEQAAELRKLIVELEAQ, from the coding sequence ATGAATTTGTCGGTACGGTACAAGATACTCACACTCATTGCCTTGACCATAGTGGTATCGCTTGCCGGATACATGCTGCTTCTCGGCAACATCCGCAAGATGGAAGCCCAACACACAGAAGAGGCCAAAGAGGCCATCGAAAACCGCATCGCCACCGAAGCTGAGAAAATCAACACCTACATGGCTGTGATGGAGAACGTGGCAGATAACATCGCCTCCGCCGGTGAAGGCCTGCTTCTTGTCCGACGTGAATCCGGCACCGATATTACCGCGCAGGTTCAGGCTTACCTGACCTCGGTTATCTCCAAGTATCCCAACGCGATCGGCTGCGGACTCTGGTATGAGCCCGACCGTTTCACTGAAGGCGAGAAATATTTCGGCCCCTATGTGTACTGGGATGGCGGCAATATCGTCTTCACCATGGAATACAATACCGCCGAATACGATTACCACAATCAGGACTGGTACACTCAGGCCATTCCCAGAAACTGGAACCGCAACAAGCGACGCGACTCCCGCGTATACTGGTCCGCTCCCTATGTGGATACAGCCGGAACCAAGGCACTGATGATCACCGTGAGCGGCATCATGTACGGCGAAAACGGTCGCATCGAGGGCATGTCCACCTTTGACCTGAACATGAACAACCTCAAGGAAGTGGTGGGCAACATCCGCATCACCGATTCCTCCAGAGCCTTTGCCATTGATACCCGCAGCGGGCTCATCACCGCCTATCCTGCAGATGACAGCCTCATCACCCAGCCCGCGGACAGCCTGCCCTTCTACTCTCAGGTGGCAGACTCCCTGCAGCTGAAGGCCGGTGAGCGGACACACTTTACTGCTGAAATCGACGGCAGAAGCCATTCCGTCTACTACAGCGTCACACCTACGGGCATGGGCCTTGGCGTAGTGGTGCCGGATGACGAACTCTTTGCCGAGGTGTACGACCTGGCCAAAGCCAACACGCTGACCACCGGCGGCGCCATTGCCGCCCTGCTGCTGCTTTCCGGTGTCATTCTCGTAGTCCTGAACGCCATGGTCATCCGACCCATCCTCAACCTTGCCGGATACTCGGCAAGCGTTGCACAGGGCAATCTTGATGCAACCATTGCCGGCTCCTACTACAGCGAATTCGGCAAGCTCAAGGAATCCATGTCGTCCATGGTGAGCGCCCTGAAAGACAAAATGCGCGAGGCCGAACGCCACACCGAGCAGGCACAGGCCAGCGCCCAGGCCGCCGAACAGGCAAAGCTGGTGGCGGAAGAGGCAACCCGCAGAGCGGAAAGCGCCAAGCGCGAAGGTATGCATCAGGCCGCCCAGCGCCTGCGCGGCGTGGTGGAAGTTGTTTCTTCCGCAAGCGACAAGCTGGCTGCACAGATTGACGAATCCAGCCGCGGCGCGGAAGAACAGTCCGCCCGCGTAAGCGAAACCGCCACCTCCATCGAGGAACTGAGCGCTTCGGTCATGGAAATTGCCCGCAACGCTGAAAACACCTCCACCCTTTCGGAAGAATCGCGCCGGGCTGCCGAAGCAGGTTCCGATCAGTTCAAGATCGTGCTCAAGGACGTTTCCGAAGTGGAGAAGGGCTTCCAGTCCATTCACGGCTCGGTGGACGAACTGAGCCGTCAGGCCGATGGCATCGGTGCCATTGCCCAGACCATTGAGGACATCGCGGACCAGACCAACCTGCTTGCCCTGAACGCCGCCATTGAGGCTGCACGCGCTGGCGAAGCCGGTCGCGGATTCGCCGTAGTTGCCGATGAAGTGCGCAAGCTGGCGGAAAAGACCATGACCGCCACCAAGGAAGTGGGCCAGTCCATCAACGCCATTCAGCAGGCCGTGCGCGCAACGCTGGGCAGCATGGAGCAGAACAAGGGCGTTCTCGCCAAGTCTGTAGACGGCGTAAGCAAGGCAGAAGCCCTGCTCAGCAGCATCGTTGCCCTTGCCCTTGATGCCTCCGATCAGGTGCGCACCATTGCAACGGCTGCGGAACAGCAGTCCGCCGCAACGGAAGAGATCAACCATTCCGTGGGCGATGTAAGCCGTATCTCCGATGACACGGCACAGGCCATGCGTCTGGCTGAAGCCGCCATGAACGAAATGAGCGAACAGGCCGCAGAGCTGAGAAAACTCATTGTCGAACTGGAAGCCCAGTAA
- a CDS encoding glutamine synthetase family protein — translation MSNYPVFNCKNGDDVIKAVKEYHVSFVQFWFVDILGNLKSFQVTPSELEAAFEEGMGFDGSSILGFTRIEESDMVAYPDATTFQICSWRPLERPVARMFCDIKSPDGTPYEGDPRYILRKLVERAAQKGYTYYVGPELEFFLFANSTSPQPLDFGGYFDAPPLDLGNDVRREVIFALERMGIPVEYSHHEVAPSQHEIDLRYNEAMKMADIAMTYKVVVKEIARKHGCYATFMPKPIFGENGSGMHVHQSLFKNGKNAFFDPNDPHHLSSEARAYIAGLLKHAKEFTCVTNQWVNSYKRLVPGYEAPVYIAWAQRNRSALIRVPMYKPGKEAATRVELRSPDPAANPYLAFAVMLGAGLEGIEKGYELPAAVEENIFAMESEDLTAKGIDSLPGSLYEAAVLMKESKLVKSVLGDHMHRNLVGNKLIEWDEYRTHVSEYEIKNYLPIL, via the coding sequence ATGAGTAACTATCCGGTATTCAACTGCAAGAACGGTGATGACGTGATCAAGGCCGTGAAGGAATATCATGTCAGCTTTGTGCAGTTCTGGTTTGTTGATATCCTCGGCAATCTGAAGAGCTTTCAGGTGACTCCGAGCGAGCTTGAAGCCGCCTTTGAGGAAGGGATGGGGTTTGACGGTTCTTCCATTCTCGGATTCACCCGCATTGAAGAATCCGACATGGTTGCCTACCCTGATGCCACCACCTTCCAGATATGCTCATGGCGTCCCCTTGAGCGCCCTGTGGCGCGCATGTTCTGCGACATCAAGAGCCCCGACGGCACTCCGTATGAAGGTGATCCGCGCTATATCCTGCGCAAGCTGGTGGAGCGCGCCGCACAGAAGGGCTACACCTACTATGTGGGGCCTGAGCTGGAATTCTTCCTGTTTGCCAACTCCACTTCGCCTCAGCCGCTGGATTTTGGCGGGTATTTTGACGCGCCGCCGCTGGACCTCGGCAACGACGTGCGTCGCGAAGTGATCTTTGCGCTTGAGCGCATGGGTATTCCGGTGGAGTATTCCCACCACGAGGTTGCCCCCTCGCAGCATGAAATCGACCTGCGCTACAATGAGGCCATGAAGATGGCCGACATCGCCATGACCTACAAGGTCGTGGTCAAGGAAATAGCCAGAAAGCACGGCTGCTACGCCACCTTCATGCCCAAGCCCATTTTCGGGGAAAACGGTTCCGGCATGCACGTGCACCAGTCGCTGTTCAAGAACGGCAAGAACGCGTTTTTCGATCCCAACGATCCTCATCATCTTTCTTCGGAAGCCCGCGCCTATATCGCGGGCCTGCTCAAGCATGCCAAGGAATTCACCTGCGTTACCAACCAGTGGGTGAACTCCTACAAGCGTCTGGTTCCCGGGTACGAGGCTCCCGTGTATATCGCATGGGCGCAGCGTAACCGTTCCGCCCTGATCCGCGTGCCCATGTACAAGCCCGGCAAGGAAGCTGCCACCCGTGTGGAACTGCGCAGTCCCGATCCGGCGGCCAACCCGTATCTTGCCTTTGCAGTCATGCTGGGTGCCGGTCTTGAGGGTATTGAAAAGGGCTATGAGCTGCCCGCCGCCGTGGAAGAGAATATCTTTGCCATGGAGAGCGAAGACCTCACCGCCAAGGGCATCGATTCTCTGCCCGGCTCCCTGTACGAGGCCGCTGTGTTGATGAAGGAGTCCAAGCTGGTGAAGAGCGTGCTGGGCGACCACATGCACCGCAACCTTGTGGGCAACAAGCTTATCGAGTGGGACGAGTACCGCACCCACGTTTCCGAGTACGAAATCAAGAACTACCTGCCCATTCTGTAG
- a CDS encoding split-Soret cytochrome c, with amino-acid sequence MSKGVSRRQMLTALGGAMVGGALVSTLPAVAAPALPQGQVWTPHKLDPVACAPYAHEGYWHNGYGCCYGVFYSIVGIMGEKYGAPYNQFPYHMMEVGKSGISEWGTICGALLGAASAFALFWGRKERDAMVDELFRWYEKTPLPIYNPGADSRVPDAIPTNVAGSVLCHISVSKWSYETGIDANSKVRSERCGRLTADVAMKAIEIMNAKIDGTFKGAFAKQDSVSYCGDCHGKGKESPLLKGKQDCTPCHSGNPHTQDKFKNHP; translated from the coding sequence ATGAGTAAAGGTGTTTCCCGTCGTCAGATGCTGACCGCCCTCGGTGGCGCCATGGTTGGTGGTGCCCTTGTTTCTACCCTGCCCGCAGTGGCAGCCCCCGCCCTGCCCCAGGGCCAGGTGTGGACTCCCCACAAGCTTGACCCCGTTGCCTGCGCCCCGTACGCGCACGAAGGGTACTGGCACAACGGCTACGGCTGCTGCTACGGCGTGTTCTACAGCATTGTAGGCATCATGGGCGAAAAGTACGGCGCCCCCTACAACCAGTTCCCCTACCATATGATGGAAGTTGGCAAGAGCGGCATCTCCGAATGGGGCACCATCTGCGGTGCACTGCTTGGCGCGGCTTCCGCGTTCGCCCTCTTCTGGGGCCGCAAGGAACGCGATGCCATGGTGGACGAACTGTTCCGCTGGTATGAAAAGACCCCTCTGCCCATCTACAACCCCGGCGCAGACAGCCGTGTGCCCGATGCCATTCCCACCAATGTGGCCGGTTCCGTGCTCTGCCATATTTCCGTATCCAAGTGGTCTTACGAAACCGGCATCGACGCAAACTCCAAGGTCCGCTCCGAGCGCTGCGGCCGCCTGACCGCCGACGTCGCCATGAAGGCCATTGAAATCATGAATGCCAAGATCGACGGCACCTTCAAGGGCGCCTTCGCCAAGCAGGATTCCGTATCCTACTGCGGCGACTGCCACGGCAAGGGCAAGGAATCCCCGCTGCTCAAGGGCAAGCAGGACTGCACCCCCTGCCACTCCGGCAATCCCCACACTCAGGACAAGTTCAAGAACCACCCCTAG
- a CDS encoding helix-turn-helix transcriptional regulator codes for MKHLLSTKEVAKYLGVNEKMVYALISEKGLPATKATGKWLFPSHLVEQWIESRTMNYPRRMESAAVEGEVLVVAGSNDILFDRMLKLFMEKHSDYLAAFCNLGSLGGLKAVRRGQCHIATSHLMEDADGDYNFAAAAQELEEQPAVVNFCYREQGFVVAKGNPHGLGSAADIVSKGLTVVNRPLGTGTRLLFDTLLAQADADQQAVKGYGNEVGRHIDVGLEVLSGRADTGMAIRTVAARLDLGFVPVQWERFDLIIPKEHFFDKPVQLFLGLLNEPEFHKAAEELQGYDTSRSGRVVYPGEAVKP; via the coding sequence ATGAAGCATCTGCTTTCCACCAAAGAGGTCGCCAAGTATCTCGGCGTGAACGAGAAAATGGTGTACGCGCTTATTTCCGAAAAAGGCTTGCCCGCAACCAAGGCCACGGGCAAGTGGCTGTTTCCGTCACATCTTGTGGAACAGTGGATAGAGTCGCGCACTATGAACTATCCGCGCCGGATGGAGTCCGCAGCTGTGGAAGGCGAGGTGCTCGTGGTAGCGGGCAGCAACGATATCCTCTTCGACAGGATGCTCAAGCTGTTCATGGAAAAGCATTCCGATTATCTTGCAGCCTTCTGCAACCTCGGCAGTCTGGGCGGGCTCAAGGCCGTGCGGCGTGGGCAGTGCCACATCGCAACCAGCCATCTCATGGAAGACGCCGACGGGGACTACAACTTTGCCGCAGCCGCACAGGAGTTGGAAGAGCAGCCCGCCGTGGTGAATTTCTGCTATCGCGAGCAGGGATTCGTGGTTGCCAAGGGCAACCCCCACGGGCTTGGCAGCGCCGCGGACATTGTCAGCAAGGGGCTGACCGTGGTGAACAGGCCGTTGGGCACGGGCACCCGTCTGCTTTTCGATACGTTGCTTGCGCAGGCGGATGCCGACCAGCAGGCCGTGAAGGGCTACGGGAACGAGGTTGGCCGTCATATTGACGTGGGCCTTGAGGTGCTTTCCGGCAGGGCTGACACGGGCATGGCCATCCGCACGGTTGCAGCGCGGCTTGATCTCGGCTTCGTGCCTGTGCAGTGGGAGCGCTTTGACCTTATCATTCCCAAGGAACATTTCTTCGACAAGCCTGTGCAGTTGTTTCTCGGCCTGCTCAACGAGCCGGAGTTTCACAAGGCGGCGGAAGAACTGCAGGGGTACGACACTTCCCGTTCCGGACGGGTTGTGTATCCCGGCGAAGCGGTCAAGCCGTAG
- the der gene encoding ribosome biogenesis GTPase Der: MYPKIALIGRPNVGKSTLFNRLIRSNRAITHDRPGVTRDRMEGTVKRNGRTWTVIDTGGIHLDESHNATEGPNELRGFEAEILRQTQEAMTECVALCLVVDGRDGLLPFDRRLADYVRRSGLPVLLAVNKVDGGELEDMLTAEFHELGLPMVAMSGEHGYNMRGFEEELQSLLPPEDEWETREEEIGLKLAMLGRPNAGKSSLVNAITGGNRMIVSDMAGTTRDSVDVTYSIDDKRYTFVDTAGVRRRSKITDTVERYSVNSSIKSSTKAHVTLLVLDGQEGLTQQDKRLIDLLDERKTPFMVVVNKMDLVKQNEQAAVKKVYKDALSYCSHVPILYVSALTRANLKRIIPLAEQIWSECHVRVNTGLLNRTLEAIVTKQQPPVVNRVRPKFFYMTQAETNPPTFVFFVNDADRLKDAYIRYMERSLRKMFKIEHAPVRVRFRSSHTKRPKK, from the coding sequence ATGTATCCCAAAATAGCACTCATCGGACGCCCCAACGTAGGCAAATCCACCCTGTTCAACAGGCTCATCCGCAGCAACCGCGCCATCACCCACGACCGTCCCGGCGTAACCCGCGACCGTATGGAAGGCACGGTAAAGCGCAACGGACGCACGTGGACCGTCATCGACACCGGCGGCATCCATCTGGATGAAAGCCACAACGCTACCGAGGGCCCCAACGAACTGCGCGGGTTCGAAGCAGAAATCCTGCGCCAGACGCAGGAAGCCATGACCGAATGCGTTGCCCTGTGCCTGGTGGTGGACGGCCGCGACGGACTGCTGCCCTTTGACCGCCGCCTTGCCGACTACGTTCGCCGCAGCGGATTGCCCGTTCTGTTGGCAGTCAACAAGGTGGACGGCGGCGAACTGGAAGACATGCTCACGGCAGAATTCCACGAACTCGGCCTGCCCATGGTCGCCATGTCCGGCGAGCACGGATACAACATGCGTGGGTTTGAAGAGGAGCTGCAGAGCCTGCTGCCCCCCGAAGACGAATGGGAAACCCGGGAAGAGGAAATCGGCCTCAAGCTGGCCATGCTGGGCCGCCCCAATGCGGGCAAATCCTCGCTGGTCAATGCCATTACCGGCGGCAACCGCATGATCGTTTCCGACATGGCAGGCACCACCCGCGATTCCGTGGACGTGACCTACTCCATCGACGACAAACGCTACACCTTCGTGGACACCGCCGGGGTGCGACGCCGCTCCAAGATCACCGACACCGTTGAACGCTACAGCGTCAACTCGTCCATCAAATCCAGCACCAAGGCGCACGTAACCCTTCTGGTGCTCGACGGGCAGGAAGGCCTTACCCAGCAGGACAAGCGCCTCATCGACCTGCTGGACGAACGCAAGACGCCTTTCATGGTCGTGGTCAACAAAATGGACCTCGTCAAACAGAACGAACAGGCCGCGGTGAAAAAGGTCTACAAGGATGCCCTGAGCTACTGCTCCCACGTGCCGATTCTCTATGTATCCGCACTGACCAGAGCCAACCTCAAGCGCATCATCCCGCTTGCTGAACAGATATGGTCCGAGTGCCACGTGCGCGTGAACACCGGCCTGCTCAACCGCACGCTGGAAGCCATCGTCACCAAGCAGCAGCCGCCCGTGGTGAACCGCGTGCGCCCCAAGTTCTTCTACATGACGCAGGCGGAAACCAATCCGCCCACATTCGTCTTCTTCGTCAACGATGCAGATCGCCTGAAGGACGCGTACATCCGCTACATGGAACGCTCCCTGCGAAAGATGTTCAAGATCGAACACGCGCCGGTGCGGGTACGCTTCCGCTCCAGCCACACCAAGCGCCCGAAGAAGTAA